In one window of Bdellovibrio bacteriovorus W DNA:
- a CDS encoding succinylglutamic semialdehyde dehydrogenase (COG1012 NAD-dependent aldehyde dehydrogenases), whose translation MANFNFEMKYKGDFIAGKFVPVTKPDGEFRDISPSDILDHVMTVPFKHEHIDEACVAAKKAYPAWARLSMDERKKYLFKLKEVYNANADQMAEVIARDTGKPLWEAMTEAKALAAKIDITLNHSLKLIAEERVENALPEVEGVIRYRSRGVMAVVGPFNFPAHLPNGHIIPALIAGNTVVFKPSEQTPAVGQFMAELFEKAEFPEGVFNLVQGDGAAGGRLVAHELVDGILFTGSYEVGLKIKQETMTHYWKLLALEMGGKNATIVWEDADLDKAVYESLVGSYMTAGQRCSCTSRIILHPKIADQFMDRFYKAAKQLTIGHWTENTFMGPLINEAAVEKYIRFQEIANRENCESLMRGKLLDLKHKGFYVTPSIHLVNKFDPKSVYQKSEIFGPNVAVYTTDDWNHAMEIVNSAGYGLVMALFSKNEELYKDALFQARVGLLNWNRTTNGSSSKLPFGGFGKSGNDRPSAHFAIQYCTMPVASLEDFTGFDASKVLPGMNLGKA comes from the coding sequence ATGGCGAACTTCAATTTTGAAATGAAGTATAAAGGTGACTTTATTGCGGGAAAATTTGTTCCCGTTACCAAGCCAGATGGTGAATTTAGAGATATTAGCCCCTCAGATATTTTAGATCATGTGATGACGGTGCCGTTTAAGCATGAGCACATTGATGAAGCTTGTGTGGCGGCGAAGAAAGCCTATCCAGCGTGGGCGCGTTTATCCATGGATGAAAGAAAGAAATATCTTTTTAAGTTGAAAGAAGTTTACAATGCCAATGCCGATCAGATGGCAGAAGTGATTGCGCGAGATACAGGGAAGCCTCTTTGGGAAGCAATGACCGAAGCAAAGGCATTAGCTGCAAAGATTGATATTACTTTGAATCACTCGCTGAAGTTGATCGCCGAAGAAAGAGTTGAAAACGCTCTTCCTGAAGTTGAGGGAGTGATTCGCTATCGCTCTCGTGGCGTGATGGCAGTCGTGGGACCATTTAATTTTCCGGCGCACTTACCAAACGGTCATATTATCCCTGCATTGATTGCCGGGAATACGGTTGTCTTTAAACCCTCTGAGCAAACACCAGCTGTAGGTCAGTTCATGGCAGAGCTTTTTGAAAAAGCGGAGTTTCCAGAAGGTGTCTTTAACTTAGTTCAAGGTGATGGAGCAGCTGGTGGGAGATTGGTTGCCCATGAGTTGGTAGATGGAATTCTCTTTACTGGATCCTATGAAGTCGGCTTAAAAATCAAACAAGAGACAATGACTCATTACTGGAAGCTTCTAGCTCTAGAAATGGGTGGAAAAAACGCAACGATTGTTTGGGAAGATGCAGATTTAGACAAAGCAGTTTACGAGAGTCTTGTGGGTTCTTATATGACTGCTGGTCAGAGATGTTCGTGCACAAGCCGTATTATCTTACATCCAAAAATCGCAGATCAGTTTATGGATCGCTTTTATAAGGCCGCTAAACAACTGACGATCGGTCATTGGACGGAAAACACTTTTATGGGGCCTCTTATTAACGAAGCGGCTGTTGAAAAGTACATTCGCTTCCAAGAGATTGCCAATCGCGAGAACTGTGAAAGTTTGATGCGTGGAAAGCTTTTAGATTTAAAACATAAAGGTTTCTATGTAACTCCAAGTATCCACTTGGTGAATAAATTTGATCCAAAGTCTGTCTATCAGAAGAGCGAAATCTTCGGTCCTAACGTTGCGGTTTACACAACAGATGACTGGAATCACGCAATGGAGATTGTGAACTCTGCGGGTTATGGCTTAGTGATGGCATTGTTTTCTAAAAATGAAGAGCTTTATAAGGACGCTCTTTTCCAGGCAAGAGTGGGTCTTTTGAACTGGAATAGAACGACGAATGGATCTAGCTCTAAGCTTCCATTTGGTGGCTTTGGAAAGTCTGGAAACGATCGCCCTTCGGCTCACTTTGCTATTCAGTATTGTACAATGCCTGTTGCAAGTCTTGAGGACTTTACGGGATTTGATGCTTCCAAGGTATTGCCTGGAATGAATTTGGGTAAAGCATAA
- a CDS encoding arginine N-succinyltransferase (COG3138 Arginine/ornithine N-succinyltransferase beta subunit), with product MSFIVRPVAHDDLGQLVDLAKQFNLLNLPGDKKVISEKIDRSTASFAGDLQKDKAEYLFVLEDLEEQQVVGSSLVLAKHGNEEVPHSFFKIFKRDHFSEDLGIGFIHQVLRFQLDTDGPTEIGGLLVDKSYRRRPEKLGKQISLSRFLYMGLYPERFENRVLCELTPPLTEEGRSEFWEALGRRFTGLPYQEADLLSQSHKEFIESLFPQDDIYLCLLDAKARLVLGRVGEATKPAQHLLESIGFSYLDEVDPFDGGPHYGANMDEILPVKYGRRLKVAEFAGASYKEQFLAATTGEDFKVSLVSADVRGDEIALPNKYRKILELELGEEIYVSPFNYK from the coding sequence ATGAGTTTTATAGTCAGGCCGGTTGCACATGATGATTTGGGGCAATTGGTGGATCTGGCAAAGCAGTTTAATCTGTTGAATTTGCCGGGAGATAAGAAAGTTATCAGCGAAAAAATTGATCGTAGTACAGCGTCGTTTGCTGGAGATCTACAAAAAGATAAGGCTGAATATCTTTTTGTACTTGAAGACCTTGAAGAACAGCAAGTCGTAGGCAGCTCTCTTGTCTTAGCAAAACATGGTAACGAAGAAGTTCCTCATAGTTTCTTTAAAATTTTTAAACGCGATCATTTTTCTGAAGATTTAGGTATTGGATTTATTCACCAGGTTTTGCGATTTCAGCTGGATACAGATGGGCCGACTGAAATCGGAGGACTTCTGGTGGACAAGTCTTACCGTCGTCGCCCTGAAAAACTTGGAAAGCAAATCAGTCTTTCACGTTTTTTGTACATGGGTCTATACCCTGAAAGATTTGAAAATCGTGTTCTTTGTGAACTCACTCCTCCTTTAACAGAAGAAGGGCGCAGTGAGTTCTGGGAAGCTCTCGGCAGAAGATTCACTGGTCTTCCTTATCAAGAAGCAGATCTTTTAAGCCAATCACACAAAGAGTTCATCGAGAGCCTCTTTCCGCAAGATGATATTTACCTTTGCTTGCTGGATGCCAAGGCGCGCTTAGTTTTAGGTCGCGTCGGGGAGGCGACAAAGCCAGCACAACATCTTTTAGAGAGCATCGGATTTAGTTATTTGGATGAAGTGGACCCTTTTGATGGCGGCCCTCACTATGGTGCTAATATGGATGAAATCTTGCCGGTGAAGTACGGGCGGCGCTTGAAAGTTGCTGAGTTTGCCGGAGCCTCCTATAAAGAGCAGTTTTTAGCCGCCACAACCGGCGAAGATTTTAAGGTGAGCTTGGTATCGGCGGATGTGCGTGGTGATGAAATTGCATTGCCTAACAAGTATAGAAAAATTTTAGAATTAGAACTGGGAGAGGAAATCTATGTCTCTCCGTTTAACTATAAGTAA
- a CDS encoding hypothetical protein (COG0778 Nitroreductase), protein MDKEGFYKLLEARKSIRKYKKDPVPRDVIERILMAGMQAPSGKNRQNWRFFVVTGEKRDEYLSYSQKSWLGIKDILSQKLKPSLYEFTERFFYTLGDAPVIIFAYSHNDSEERYHTSIGSVYMAVENMNLACLVEGLGSCTMGAPLEIKGEVDAFLGVDKLPEYQRGELELLCAMVCGYPDHEPPKAPRQLEGRVHWLSQIE, encoded by the coding sequence ATGGACAAAGAAGGTTTTTATAAACTTTTAGAAGCTCGTAAATCAATTCGTAAATACAAAAAAGATCCAGTTCCTCGCGATGTTATTGAGCGAATTTTGATGGCGGGGATGCAAGCACCCTCAGGTAAGAATCGTCAAAATTGGCGTTTCTTTGTTGTGACTGGAGAAAAACGCGATGAGTACCTTTCTTATTCACAAAAATCTTGGTTGGGCATTAAGGACATTCTGTCACAAAAACTAAAGCCTTCGCTTTATGAATTTACGGAGAGATTCTTTTACACCCTTGGCGATGCGCCCGTGATTATCTTTGCCTATTCCCACAATGACAGTGAGGAGCGCTATCACACGAGTATTGGCTCTGTGTATATGGCTGTGGAAAACATGAATCTTGCGTGTTTAGTGGAAGGATTAGGCTCTTGCACTATGGGAGCTCCACTAGAGATCAAAGGCGAAGTCGATGCGTTCTTGGGAGTGGATAAACTGCCTGAGTACCAAAGGGGAGAACTGGAGCTTTTGTGTGCCATGGTTTGCGGATATCCTGACCATGAACCCCCAAAAGCGCCTCGCCAGCTAGAAGGTCGAGTGCACTGGTTAAGTCAGATCGAATAG
- a CDS encoding acetylornithine/succinyldiaminopimelate aminotransferase (COG0160 4-aminobutyrate aminotransferase and related aminotransferases), with the protein MSSLVGHQIKQSEKIQSLIQDLVQEVTKLNGQVSGIRPAPEELKDSSKQLLDSVAALRGRPLHYPYIGTGSGRGPYVELEDGSVKLDLINGIGIHLMGHAHPRVMAAAVRGSLADIMTQGNLQPNNEYRLFTQKLVEIASKKSRLKHAWIATCGTMANENALKLSRQKNSPARYVMGFKDAFAGRSTMMAEVTDNPAYRQGLPEYNEVLRIPFYDKHDPKSAEKSLNAMKEHVAKHEGNISVFGFEPMLGEGGYQAAPREFFVPMLEFCKSKGIAIWMDEVQTFTRTGEYFAFETLDLGQYVDICTIAKTAQVGATLYTEEYNPKPGLIAGTFSGSTPSLMAGIEMMNMLGEGYLGKDGRISKIHQRFIGGLNNLNETSCKGIAQDAGGMGLMLAFTPHDGKKESVNSFLNKLYQNGVIAFPCGKDPVRARFLIPAIIQDEDIDIALQVIEKTLLEGV; encoded by the coding sequence ATGAGTTCTCTGGTTGGTCATCAAATTAAACAATCCGAAAAAATTCAATCTTTGATTCAAGACCTCGTTCAAGAAGTGACGAAACTGAATGGACAAGTTTCAGGTATTCGCCCGGCTCCAGAAGAGTTGAAAGATTCTTCAAAGCAGCTCTTAGATTCTGTTGCGGCTTTGCGCGGCCGTCCATTGCACTATCCCTATATCGGCACTGGTTCTGGCCGTGGTCCTTATGTGGAGTTGGAAGATGGAAGTGTTAAACTTGATTTGATCAATGGTATTGGTATTCATTTGATGGGCCATGCTCATCCACGTGTGATGGCAGCAGCTGTTCGTGGATCGCTTGCAGATATTATGACTCAAGGGAATCTACAGCCCAACAATGAGTATCGTCTTTTTACGCAAAAATTAGTTGAGATTGCGAGTAAGAAAAGTCGTCTAAAGCATGCTTGGATTGCGACTTGCGGAACGATGGCCAATGAGAATGCTTTAAAATTATCTCGTCAGAAAAATTCTCCAGCTCGTTACGTAATGGGCTTTAAAGATGCTTTTGCTGGTCGCTCAACAATGATGGCGGAAGTGACTGATAACCCCGCTTATAGACAGGGTTTGCCAGAGTATAATGAAGTCTTGAGAATTCCTTTTTATGATAAGCATGATCCAAAATCTGCAGAAAAATCATTAAATGCAATGAAAGAACACGTAGCTAAGCATGAGGGGAATATCTCTGTGTTTGGTTTTGAACCAATGTTAGGTGAGGGTGGGTATCAAGCAGCTCCACGTGAGTTCTTTGTACCAATGCTTGAGTTCTGTAAATCAAAAGGCATCGCCATCTGGATGGATGAGGTCCAAACATTTACACGCACGGGTGAGTACTTTGCATTTGAAACACTTGATCTTGGTCAGTACGTAGACATTTGCACGATTGCAAAAACGGCTCAAGTCGGTGCGACACTTTATACAGAGGAGTACAATCCAAAACCAGGTCTGATTGCAGGAACATTCTCAGGCTCAACTCCTTCTTTAATGGCGGGTATTGAGATGATGAATATGTTGGGAGAAGGATATCTGGGTAAAGATGGTCGTATTTCAAAAATTCACCAGCGTTTTATCGGAGGCTTGAATAATCTTAATGAAACTTCATGTAAGGGCATTGCTCAAGATGCTGGTGGTATGGGTTTAATGCTTGCGTTCACCCCTCATGATGGAAAAAAAGAGAGCGTAAATAGCTTCCTTAATAAACTTTATCAAAATGGTGTTATCGCATTCCCTTGCGGCAAAGACCCAGTGAGAGCTCGTTTCTTGATTCCTGCTATTATTCAGGATGAAGATATTGATATCGCTCTTCAGGTTATCGAAAAAACTCTTTTAGAGGGTGTATAG
- a CDS encoding hypothetical protein (COG0042 tRNA-dihydrouridine synthase): MTPTEALKKNPFVLAPMAAITDHAFRTFMKRLDASVVITELVSATGIDYKSEKTLKLMGFDEVQRPIGIQLFGEDPETIARAAVFAQESGCDFVDLNFGCPVPKVVKKGAGSAMMKDPAGMRKVLSTVKSALKIPLTIKIRTGWDATSRNAIEICNIAHDEGIEWVAIHGRTRAQGYSGLADWEFIADVKAKTKIPIIGNGDILSPRQANLRLQQSGCDGVMIGRGCLKNPYIFMDALSMWKGEPRKEMRRDFVKLFGDLKTEVELHNEERIVGIQLRKFAAWFSTGYPGAAQFRKDLFQSKTNEEVMALALEFFTSIGEIEQADTSHEDFLMGGHG; the protein is encoded by the coding sequence ATGACGCCAACTGAAGCCTTAAAAAAGAATCCTTTCGTTCTAGCCCCTATGGCTGCCATCACGGATCACGCATTTAGAACTTTCATGAAAAGATTAGATGCGAGTGTGGTGATCACTGAACTCGTCAGTGCTACCGGAATCGACTACAAGTCTGAAAAGACATTGAAATTGATGGGCTTTGATGAAGTTCAAAGACCTATTGGTATTCAGTTATTTGGTGAAGATCCAGAGACGATCGCAAGGGCTGCCGTGTTTGCGCAAGAAAGTGGCTGTGACTTTGTAGATTTGAACTTTGGTTGTCCAGTTCCAAAGGTCGTCAAAAAGGGAGCGGGCTCAGCGATGATGAAGGACCCAGCGGGAATGCGCAAGGTCTTATCGACTGTAAAATCAGCACTCAAAATTCCTCTCACGATCAAGATTCGTACGGGCTGGGATGCTACTTCTCGCAATGCCATTGAAATCTGCAATATCGCTCACGACGAGGGAATCGAATGGGTAGCTATCCACGGGCGCACTCGAGCACAGGGTTACTCGGGTTTGGCAGACTGGGAATTTATCGCTGATGTAAAGGCAAAGACGAAAATTCCTATTATCGGAAATGGTGATATTTTATCTCCGCGACAAGCCAACTTACGACTTCAACAGTCTGGTTGTGACGGGGTTATGATTGGTAGAGGTTGCCTAAAGAATCCATACATTTTTATGGACGCCCTTTCTATGTGGAAAGGGGAGCCTCGTAAAGAAATGCGACGTGACTTTGTAAAGCTCTTTGGAGATCTTAAAACAGAAGTTGAATTGCATAATGAAGAGCGTATTGTGGGTATCCAGCTGAGAAAGTTTGCAGCATGGTTCTCAACAGGTTATCCTGGGGCAGCTCAATTCAGAAAAGACCTTTTTCAATCAAAAACGAACGAAGAAGTTATGGCCTTGGCCCTAGAATTCTTTACGAGTATCGGTGAAATTGAACAGGCTGATACAAGCCATGAAGACTTCCTTATGGGTGGTCATGGTTAG
- a CDS encoding hypothetical protein (COG1506 Dipeptidyl aminopeptidases/acylaminoacyl-peptidases) has protein sequence MSSNADKMKSKEILLIATLFLMALAFIVIAAIPQLRNSVKDAFSSSHRQVLAKITGTLSADGPKLTILKIKSGDEITLEIFKHSEDDTLEPFAKIPLFNSKDAYLEVQGNATNLSLTDIDKNGVMEIVAPTYDDQMVPRLNIFEYNANSNSFDRMNAPDNYVP, from the coding sequence ATGAGTTCAAATGCTGACAAGATGAAATCTAAAGAAATTTTATTAATAGCGACGCTATTTTTAATGGCGCTAGCCTTTATTGTGATCGCTGCAATCCCACAGCTACGCAACTCTGTAAAAGATGCTTTTTCGAGTTCTCATAGGCAGGTTCTTGCGAAAATCACGGGCACTCTTTCCGCTGATGGCCCCAAACTCACTATTTTAAAAATTAAATCTGGTGACGAAATTACTTTAGAAATTTTCAAACACAGTGAAGATGATACCCTAGAGCCCTTCGCAAAAATCCCGCTCTTCAACTCGAAGGATGCCTATTTAGAGGTCCAAGGGAATGCAACGAATCTTTCACTCACAGATATTGATAAAAATGGTGTGATGGAGATCGTGGCCCCCACCTATGATGATCAAATGGTGCCACGTTTGAATATTTTTGAATACAATGCCAATTCAAATTCTTTCGATAGAATGAATGCGCCTGATAACTACGTTCCCTGA
- a CDS encoding hypothetical protein (COG1559 Predicted periplasmic solute-binding protein) codes for MKKVALVTSLAVVFLIAVIGGTISFVGWDFLSKPASTLAPQEIVYEVSLGKGFNSIASDLEDKGIIRSSQLFSLYARIIGERSKIKVGEYLFRSDMKPRDVLDVLTSGKSIARSFTVSEGLSIYEISDLYERQGFGRASEFMRLVKDKEFIQSLLKESHDSLEGYLFPETYMLTKYTDTKALITNMVKRFLHVYESNIPSNALPGWTRHQIVTLASIIEKETGAPEERPIISSVFHNRLQKKMRLQTDPTVIYGKADLTGKIVISISRKDLTTPTRYNTYTNFGLPPGPIANPGKEALLAVIKPDTTPYLFFVSQNDGTHIFSETYKAHHEAVKKFQLDAKAREGKSWRDLQKRNQPAVGQGT; via the coding sequence ATGAAAAAAGTTGCTCTGGTGACTTCGTTAGCAGTGGTCTTTTTGATCGCTGTTATCGGGGGAACGATTTCTTTTGTTGGTTGGGATTTTTTAAGCAAACCTGCGAGCACTCTAGCTCCGCAGGAAATTGTCTATGAGGTTTCTCTAGGCAAAGGATTTAATTCCATTGCTAGTGATCTTGAAGACAAGGGGATCATTCGCAGTAGCCAGTTGTTTTCTCTTTATGCCCGCATTATCGGAGAAAGATCTAAGATCAAGGTGGGAGAATATTTATTCCGCTCTGATATGAAGCCGCGCGATGTTTTGGATGTTTTAACTTCAGGAAAGAGCATCGCAAGAAGCTTTACGGTGAGTGAGGGGTTGAGTATCTATGAGATCTCAGATCTCTATGAGAGACAGGGCTTCGGCCGCGCATCCGAATTTATGCGTTTAGTGAAAGACAAAGAATTTATTCAGAGTTTACTAAAGGAAAGTCATGACAGTCTTGAGGGATATTTGTTTCCTGAGACTTATATGCTTACTAAATATACGGACACAAAAGCGCTTATCACGAATATGGTGAAGCGATTTTTACACGTGTATGAAAGTAATATCCCATCCAATGCACTTCCTGGGTGGACTCGTCATCAGATCGTGACACTAGCTAGTATTATTGAAAAAGAAACAGGTGCTCCCGAAGAGCGTCCAATTATCTCTTCGGTTTTTCATAATAGATTGCAAAAGAAGATGCGCTTACAGACAGATCCTACTGTTATCTACGGAAAGGCTGATCTAACTGGCAAGATTGTTATTAGCATCAGTCGTAAGGACCTTACGACACCGACGCGCTATAATACTTATACGAACTTTGGATTGCCTCCGGGACCGATTGCAAATCCTGGTAAAGAAGCTCTTTTGGCAGTGATTAAGCCTGACACAACTCCGTATCTATTTTTTGTTAGTCAGAATGACGGAACTCATATCTTTTCTGAAACCTATAAGGCCCATCACGAAGCCGTTAAGAAGTTTCAATTAGATGCAAAAGCGCGAGAGGGAAAGTCTTGGCGTGATTTGCAAAAACGCAATCAGCCAGCAGTGGGTCAGGGAACGTAG
- a CDS encoding GTP-binding elongation factor (COG1217 Predicted membrane GTPase involved in stress response) translates to MIHDPKKIRNIAIIAHVDHGKTTLVDQLIKKAGSFRDNEQVEDRMMDSMDLERERGITIAAKNASFMYKDIKVNIVDTPGHSDFGGEVERVLNMVDGCILLCDSSEGPLPQTRFVLKKALENNKKVIVCINKIDRPDARIQEVHNELFDLFIDLDASEEQCDFTTIYTVARDGMATLDPAVNTGSLEVLYETIVNQFPAPEIEENHPLQVMVSNISYNDYVGRLAIGRIKAGSIKVGDDVLCVQANGQKKVKVSALFQYKVNSQVPADIVGAGDIVVIAGMEDFTIGDTITSATDPRPLARLAIEEPTVGMLFSVNNGPFAGLDGKNVTSRKIFERLERELLYNVAIRVEKTNSTDSFKVIGRGELQLGVLIEQMRRENFELLVSKPSVVFKEENGKKLEPMEMAVIDIEDQYVGAVTEKLGRRKGVMMNMVQKGSGRTRLEFRIPSRGLIGYRSDFMTDTRGTGLLNTQFDGWDDYRGEIEHRLNGAMISDRKGMATAYAIWNLQERGIMMVEHGDDVYEGMIVGEHAKENDLEVNITREKKLSNVRASGSDEAIRLVPVKKMTLEKAMEWIKDSELIEVTPKHIRLRVKELDPHKRARAAKES, encoded by the coding sequence ATGATCCACGATCCAAAGAAAATTAGAAACATTGCTATCATAGCTCACGTTGACCACGGTAAGACCACTCTTGTCGACCAACTGATCAAAAAAGCGGGAAGCTTCCGCGACAATGAACAAGTTGAAGACAGAATGATGGACTCTATGGATCTGGAAAGAGAGCGCGGTATTACAATCGCGGCAAAGAACGCTTCTTTCATGTACAAAGATATTAAAGTAAATATCGTAGATACTCCGGGCCATAGTGACTTCGGTGGCGAAGTTGAGCGTGTATTGAACATGGTTGATGGTTGTATTCTTCTATGTGACTCTTCTGAGGGTCCACTTCCGCAAACTCGCTTCGTTCTTAAAAAGGCACTTGAAAACAATAAGAAAGTTATTGTTTGTATCAATAAAATTGACCGTCCAGACGCGCGTATTCAAGAAGTTCATAACGAACTTTTCGATCTGTTCATCGATTTAGATGCAAGTGAAGAGCAATGTGACTTCACGACAATCTACACTGTTGCGCGTGACGGTATGGCAACATTAGATCCGGCAGTAAATACTGGTTCTTTAGAAGTTCTTTATGAAACAATTGTGAATCAGTTTCCAGCTCCAGAAATTGAAGAAAACCATCCTCTTCAAGTTATGGTTTCAAATATTTCCTACAATGATTACGTAGGTCGTTTGGCAATCGGTAGAATCAAAGCTGGTTCTATTAAAGTGGGTGATGACGTTCTTTGTGTTCAAGCTAATGGACAGAAGAAGGTAAAAGTATCAGCTCTTTTCCAATACAAAGTGAACTCTCAAGTTCCGGCAGATATTGTTGGGGCGGGTGACATCGTAGTTATCGCAGGTATGGAAGACTTCACGATCGGCGACACTATCACGTCAGCAACAGATCCACGTCCTCTAGCAAGACTTGCTATCGAAGAGCCGACAGTAGGGATGTTGTTCTCTGTGAACAACGGTCCATTCGCTGGCTTAGATGGAAAGAACGTTACTTCTCGTAAGATTTTCGAAAGACTTGAGAGAGAACTTTTATACAACGTTGCTATTCGCGTAGAAAAAACAAACAGCACGGATTCTTTCAAAGTTATCGGTCGTGGAGAGCTTCAATTGGGTGTTCTTATTGAGCAAATGCGCCGTGAAAACTTTGAGCTTTTAGTTTCTAAGCCGTCGGTTGTTTTCAAAGAAGAAAATGGCAAGAAGCTTGAGCCTATGGAAATGGCAGTTATCGACATCGAAGATCAGTACGTTGGCGCAGTGACCGAGAAGTTAGGCCGTCGTAAAGGTGTGATGATGAATATGGTTCAGAAAGGTTCTGGCCGTACTCGTTTAGAGTTCCGTATTCCTTCACGTGGTTTGATCGGTTACAGATCTGACTTCATGACTGACACTCGCGGTACAGGTCTTTTGAATACGCAATTTGACGGTTGGGATGATTACCGTGGTGAGATCGAACATCGTCTAAATGGTGCGATGATTTCTGATCGTAAAGGTATGGCAACAGCTTACGCGATCTGGAATCTTCAAGAGCGTGGTATCATGATGGTTGAACACGGTGATGACGTTTACGAAGGTATGATCGTGGGCGAGCATGCTAAAGAAAACGATCTTGAAGTGAACATTACGCGTGAGAAGAAATTATCAAACGTTCGTGCATCTGGTTCTGACGAAGCTATTCGTTTAGTTCCGGTTAAAAAGATGACTCTTGAGAAGGCTATGGAGTGGATTAAAGACTCTGAGCTTATCGAGGTGACTCCTAAGCATATTCGTTTGCGTGTTAAAGAACTTGATCCACACAAACGTGCAAGAGCAGCTAAAGAATCATGA
- a CDS encoding succinyl-diaminopimelate desuccinylase (COG0624 Acetylornithine deacetylase/Succinyl-diaminopimelate desuccinylase and related deacylases) — protein MDFIEACRQLISIDSTPAHGNRDLARWAAAFCRQKGLIVEEQEEVVGDLQQANIIARHSEFRPNSEFLLQTHLDTVDPGPYSLWTETGCNPFDAHIIDGKIYGLGAADVKLDFLCKLEAMAAFRDRTDWKLAPVLVGTFGEESGMQGALRLIRKNKISAKMALIGEPSDLQLITAAKGFASVEIVIPFSEQELAYRAEHNLRESTSTQSKLFRGKSAHSSVPHLGESAIAKMLDYLLMLPDAVNVMEIEGGINANTVPSHAFLEIDMISMVEKPIAKKIANIYRAVKMLENEFLDYKDDDFIPSSPTLNIGIIRTNEDGIQINGSCRIPPVITHDIYEKWMDKLRQICEANEAVFRINDYKKPFRTEGNSILVKGCLDELRAMGMSDRPITQASTNESSIFSRIGIECVCFGAGKREGNVHTPLENVAIEDLKKAIEFYKRIIERFCI, from the coding sequence TTGGATTTTATTGAGGCTTGCCGACAACTAATCTCTATAGACAGCACTCCTGCCCACGGCAACAGAGACTTGGCCCGTTGGGCAGCGGCTTTTTGTCGCCAAAAAGGTTTGATCGTTGAGGAGCAAGAAGAAGTCGTCGGCGATCTTCAGCAGGCCAATATTATTGCACGACATTCAGAGTTTCGTCCCAACTCAGAGTTTTTGTTGCAGACGCATTTAGATACCGTAGATCCAGGGCCTTACTCTTTGTGGACTGAGACGGGATGCAATCCTTTTGATGCGCACATTATCGATGGTAAGATCTATGGACTTGGTGCTGCGGACGTGAAGCTTGATTTTCTGTGTAAGCTTGAGGCCATGGCGGCCTTTCGCGATCGCACTGATTGGAAGTTAGCACCGGTTCTTGTTGGAACATTTGGAGAAGAGTCGGGGATGCAGGGAGCTTTGCGTTTGATTCGCAAGAATAAGATCTCTGCAAAGATGGCTCTGATTGGTGAACCCAGCGATTTACAGTTAATCACAGCGGCAAAGGGATTTGCATCCGTCGAGATTGTAATACCTTTCTCCGAGCAAGAGTTGGCTTATCGAGCTGAACACAACTTGCGCGAGAGCACTTCGACGCAGTCTAAATTGTTCCGCGGCAAATCAGCCCACTCGTCTGTTCCTCACTTGGGCGAGAGCGCCATCGCTAAGATGTTAGACTATCTCTTGATGTTGCCCGATGCGGTCAATGTCATGGAAATTGAGGGTGGAATTAACGCCAACACTGTTCCAAGTCATGCCTTCTTAGAGATTGATATGATCTCCATGGTTGAAAAGCCAATTGCTAAAAAGATCGCCAATATATATCGCGCGGTGAAGATGCTTGAGAATGAATTTTTGGATTATAAAGACGATGACTTTATTCCAAGCTCTCCGACGCTAAACATTGGAATTATTCGTACAAATGAAGATGGCATTCAGATCAATGGGTCTTGTCGTATTCCACCTGTTATCACACATGATATCTATGAAAAGTGGATGGATAAGTTAAGACAGATTTGTGAAGCTAACGAGGCGGTCTTTCGTATTAATGATTATAAAAAGCCTTTTCGAACAGAGGGAAATTCCATTCTCGTAAAAGGTTGCCTTGATGAGCTGCGTGCCATGGGGATGTCAGACAGACCCATTACACAGGCATCTACGAATGAGTCTTCGATCTTCTCTCGCATTGGAATTGAGTGCGTTTGCTTTGGCGCAGGAAAGCGAGAAGGCAATGTACATACTCCTCTTGAGAATGTAGCCATTGAGGATCTTAAGAAAGCTATTGAATTTTATAAACGGATTATTGAAAGGTTCTGTATATGA